The Pirellulales bacterium genomic sequence GGAAAACAATTTAAAGCCACTGGCTGATCGTTGGGCCAGCGAGGACGTGCGGCTACAAATTTTCGATCTTGGTGCTCCCGCCACGCATCAACTCTCACTGGACGAGTTGAAAGTGCAAGACCCTTGTGTGCTGGCCGGCGTTCCGGCCCATTGGGAGGTGGTAATTCACAATGCCTCCGACCAAAGCTTCGATCACGTTGAGGCGGTGTTCCTCGTCGATGGCAAACCGAATCAGTTGGTGCTCCCGCCACTGCCGGCTGGTCAAAGTGTGCATGTGCCGCTCATGGCGACTTTACAAGAACCGGGTCTGCATTACCTATCGCTGCAACTTCCTGTAGACGATTTGGCCGGTGACAACCAGCGCTGGACGGTAGTCGATGTGCGCGAACGATTGCACGTCACGTTGATTGACGGACAGCCTTCGAGTGAACCACTGGCTAGCGAGACCGACTTTCTCGGCCTCGCTCTTTCTTTGGGAGGAGAAGATACCGCTTCCTTCCAAGTGGAAATTCTTACCGACGCCGATTTGACCGCCGTTGCTCACGAGCAGCCCGACTTGCTGGTGCTGGCCAACGTGGCAACATTAACGCCGCCGCAAGTGACGCGGCTAAGGTCGCTGGTTGAGGCAGGCATGGGGTTAATGATTTTTGTCGGCGATCAGGTCGATCCTGACAATTACAACCAGTTGCTCCAAGGCGAAGGCGTCGAATTGTTGCCGGCCCAATTGGAAAGCGTTGTCGAACAGCCAGTCACTGGCTTGGTGCTGGAAAACCAGTCTCCTTCGCCGCTGGATGCCATGCGGCAACTCAAACCATCGGTGTTGGAGCAGGTCAAAACGAATAAATATTACCAGTTGCGATTGCCGGGCAAATCGGTTTCGGGCGTGCGCGTGTTGGCCCGCTGGAATGATGCGGAATCGTCGCCGGCAGTGGTTGAGAAAGTGGTCGGTCATGGCCACGTGCTTTTGTGGACGACAACTGCCAATAAATCATGGACCGATTGGCCCACGCAACCCAGCTACGTATTGGCGATGCGCGAAGGAGGCAAAGCAATTGTGCGAACCGCCGGCGCGCACGATTTGACGGCGGGGGAACCAATTCGCCATCAGCTTGCGCCCGATGAGCAAGTGGTGTCACCGACGATCGAAATCCCTGAGTCCGATCAGCCATCCTCGCTGACTGTGGAAACGTCAGATGCGAAGGTCGGTACTGGAAATAAGAGCATAAATTCAGACACGGGCAAAAGCGCCGATGCGAATTTAAATCAAAGAAGCTCATTAATAGCAACGCCATCCGCGGCGACAACACTCACCTATATCGGTACGCGCCTGGCTGGTTTGTACCGCATGAACTGGCAAACTCCACCCAGCGGCGCAGGCAACGATTTGTTCGCCGTCAATCCCGATGCCCGCGAGAGCGATTTAACACTCATCAGCGCTGACGAGCTGAAAGCGTTGTGGGGTGAGCTGCAGCCGGAGATTATTTCCGCCGGCGCTCCCGATGCGGAATTGTCTACTCGCGGCGAGGAAATTTGGCGGCCGCTGGCAATGTGCCTGCTGGGCTTGATGGCCGTGGAAGCATGCTTTGCAACTTGGGTCGGAAGGCAACGCTGAACTTTTATGACTTACTTCGTACTAATTCGTTAATAATCCTCACCGCATCACATGATCGAAACCTTCAAATGGCTAATCGGTTTGCGACCGCTGCCCACCGGCGCCACAGAAGGGGATTGGCATGTGGAATTTCAAGCCCTGCCACAAGGCACGGCGGCGCTGGCTGCCATCGCGATATTTTTGGCCGCGCTGATAGGCGTGTTTTGGTTGTATCGCTTGGAAGGACGGCAGCTTAGCCTGTCCCGCCGCCTAGCATTTACGGCGCTGAGGGGATTGGTCTTTACGGGCGTCATCTTTATGCTGCTCGATGCGGTGCTTGTCATCGAGCGGCATGAACAGGTTCCATCGCACTTGTTGGTGCTCATGGATACATCGCAAAGCATGTCACTCACAGACCCTTATGTTGACGATGCTTCCGTCAAACGGATTGCCGAACATTTGGGTTGGACTGAAAAAGACTCTGCCCTGCTCAAGCGTTTGCGGGATGCTAAGCGATACGATTTAGCCGTGGGTGCTCTCGATTCTGCAATTCCAGAGCTATCCGATGGCCGCAAGCTGGCATTGTTTCATTTCGACAGCAGGGCCGATCCAGTGGAATCGTGGACTGGCCTCGCTGCGCTGCCGCCACAAGGCACGCAAACGGCCATCGGCGACGCATTGAAGCAAGCCTTGGCCGCGCATCGTAATCAACCGCTGGCGGGTGTGTTATTGGTGACCGACGGTCAATCGAACGGAGGAGAAGATGCCCGAAAAATTGCGCAGCAGGCCGGCAAGCAAGGCGTGCCCATCCACGTGCTGGCGATGGGAACTGAACAGGGACCCAGTAATGCTCGGCTCACAGACTTGGAAGCCAGCCCTGTAGTTTTTGTGCGCGATCCGATTAAGCTGGCCGCCGTGATCGATTCTCAAGGCCTACGCGGGCAATCGGCCACAGTTCGCTTGGAACAACGAAAAGACGGGAGCGATTGGGCAGAAGTCTCACAAAGCTCGATCGTGCTGGCCGAAGACGGCGCCATGCAGCGTGTGGAGTTTGATTTTACTCCAGATGCCACAGGTCAATACGATTTTCGAGTCACTATTTCGGATATACCGAACGAATTGACTGAAGCCGACAATTCCGCCACACAGTCGATAAAAGTAGTCCGCCAGAGAATTCGTGTGCTACTGGTTGCCGGTTATGCATCACCGGAAGTGCAATTCTTGCGGAATGCTTTGCTGCGCGATCCACAGTTGGAATTTTCCTCCTGGTTGCAAAACGCCACAGACAATTATGAACAGATTGGCCAAAAACCATTGCGTCGCTTGCCTGTGACCCAAACGGAGCTCAATCAATATGACACGGTCATCATGTTCGACCCGAACGTGCACGACCTGGGCCCAAATTGGTCGGACATGCTGACAAAATTCGTGGGAGATGCCGGCGGCGGCTTGATTTACGTTTCCGGCGAATTGAATACCCCTAACTTATTTAGTGTCCGTTCCGGCGATGTTGCTGACACGGCCGACACCGCCTGGGCCCGCATGTTACCGGTTGTGTCGGAACCGGGGCTTTATCAGTCGTCGGCTGAAGTAAGACTGAGCGCCCGGGAAACCTGGAATTTGGAGCTTACGGCCGACGGGGCCGAGGATCCTATTTTTCGCTTTACGGCCGATCCCACAAAAAATCGCGATATTCTCGCCAGTTTGCCCGGCATGTACTGGTATTTTCCAGTGACACGCGCCAAACCCGGCGCCACGGTGCTCGCGCAGCATGGCGACCAACGGATGCGGAATAACTTCGGCCGTCATGTACTGATGGCGATGCAACGTTACGGCCCGGGGAGGACTGTATTTATCGGATTCGACAGCACGTACCGTTGGCGATATTTGCACGAAGAGTATTTCGATAGCTTTTGGGCTCGCATGATTGATCGTGTGGGGCGCAGCAAAGTATTGGGCGGTCGATACCCGTTTACATTAGCCACCGATAAAAGCGCTTACCGCGTGGGTGACCGCGTGACAATCCATGCTTCGCCTGCGCCTGGGCAGGAAGATTCCAGCGTGCTTTCGC encodes the following:
- a CDS encoding BatA domain-containing protein, which produces MPAINFLNPALLWGLGLASIPIIIHLLFRRQFKRVDWAPMRYLKLTIQRNRRRVQLEQLLLLLMRIALIALLAFLVARPVVHSLGLAGWFGAGSRTSHVLVLDDSLSMGVAVEGHTVFDRAVELATHIIRDVGPQDRFTLVLASQPKQPLVHEVEILDAENLAQLIRKQKLSSTFVSWATTMEAVDELLVSSTYHTKEVTLLTDLRRVGWENNLKPLADRWASEDVRLQIFDLGAPATHQLSLDELKVQDPCVLAGVPAHWEVVIHNASDQSFDHVEAVFLVDGKPNQLVLPPLPAGQSVHVPLMATLQEPGLHYLSLQLPVDDLAGDNQRWTVVDVRERLHVTLIDGQPSSEPLASETDFLGLALSLGGEDTASFQVEILTDADLTAVAHEQPDLLVLANVATLTPPQVTRLRSLVEAGMGLMIFVGDQVDPDNYNQLLQGEGVELLPAQLESVVEQPVTGLVLENQSPSPLDAMRQLKPSVLEQVKTNKYYQLRLPGKSVSGVRVLARWNDAESSPAVVEKVVGHGHVLLWTTTANKSWTDWPTQPSYVLAMREGGKAIVRTAGAHDLTAGEPIRHQLAPDEQVVSPTIEIPESDQPSSLTVETSDAKVGTGNKSINSDTGKSADANLNQRSSLIATPSAATTLTYIGTRLAGLYRMNWQTPPSGAGNDLFAVNPDARESDLTLISADELKALWGELQPEIISAGAPDAELSTRGEEIWRPLAMCLLGLMAVEACFATWVGRQR
- a CDS encoding vWA domain-containing protein translates to MIETFKWLIGLRPLPTGATEGDWHVEFQALPQGTAALAAIAIFLAALIGVFWLYRLEGRQLSLSRRLAFTALRGLVFTGVIFMLLDAVLVIERHEQVPSHLLVLMDTSQSMSLTDPYVDDASVKRIAEHLGWTEKDSALLKRLRDAKRYDLAVGALDSAIPELSDGRKLALFHFDSRADPVESWTGLAALPPQGTQTAIGDALKQALAAHRNQPLAGVLLVTDGQSNGGEDARKIAQQAGKQGVPIHVLAMGTEQGPSNARLTDLEASPVVFVRDPIKLAAVIDSQGLRGQSATVRLEQRKDGSDWAEVSQSSIVLAEDGAMQRVEFDFTPDATGQYDFRVTISDIPNELTEADNSATQSIKVVRQRIRVLLVAGYASPEVQFLRNALLRDPQLEFSSWLQNATDNYEQIGQKPLRRLPVTQTELNQYDTVIMFDPNVHDLGPNWSDMLTKFVGDAGGGLIYVSGELNTPNLFSVRSGDVADTADTAWARMLPVVSEPGLYQSSAEVRLSARETWNLELTADGAEDPIFRFTADPTKNRDILASLPGMYWYFPVTRAKPGATVLAQHGDQRMRNNFGRHVLMAMQRYGPGRTVFIGFDSTYRWRYLHEEYFDSFWARMIDRVGRSKVLGGRYPFTLATDKSAYRVGDRVTIHASPAPGQEDSSVLSQLHGDAEVAGQEPIALEFEPEPDHPNVFDAVFKAEKPGAYLVRVLPGTSAEGETAVRAATLPFRVDPPQQEFDNPRLNRALLDDIAQASGGKLFMLDQADQIPAAFHIKQVDRVMQYRQELWDAPILALAIVTLLTVEWVSRKTKRMA